CAAATCAGAATTCCTGCCGCAGTCAGTAGAATAAATACAATGATTTGGTAAAACAACGGCATCCCTCCTTATCGGTTGTTCGGTAATGTGGCCTTCATGACATAGAAGGCGGTGGCGAGGGCGGTCAGCAGCATGAGGACAATCAGCAGCCGGCCCACCATGGTTTGGGTCAGCAGGTAAAACCACTCGGCGTTGGCGAATTTCATCATAGGGATAATAGAGATCATCAGGCCCACCGTCATCAGGTAGTCCCGCCATACTCGAACCATCATGCCGTCGCTCTCGACCTGCATGGATTTTGCATCATTCATGGCCCGGATGATAGGAAACAGGGCGAATTTCAAGCGGCGGTCATGATAGCAGAGAATCAGGGTCTTTACCCATTCGCTAAAGTAGCGGTTCTTGATTTTTGCCGCCAGCCGGTACAGGCCATGCTCCACGTTGGGATTGACCAGCCTGATCTCCGTAATGAATTCATCAAAGGGTGTGGGAACCCTCAAATGCACCGGCACATACCGGTTCTTTTCCTCCACATAGGCTTCCACCGCCTTGATGATGTCGTCACAGCCTGCGTAGGCGTTGGTAATGATGCTCATGGTGTTCTCTAACCCTTCGATTTCCTCCCTGGCCGCCGCCGAGCTTTTCACCGTCAGGTAAAAGTACGGGGCCGGCAGCACACAGACAGCCATCACCCCCGCAAGCCCCGCGCTGCCAAACAGCAGCACTCCTGTCAGGAAGCCCCCAGCCATGGAGGCAAACACCATGGCAAGGAATTTCTTTGCCGTACAACGGGTCTGCCGGAACAGCGTCGAAAAGTGAAGGCCTATCCGTTCGGTGAATTTCAGTTTTGTCCCTGTCAAAACCATGCGGCGCTTTTTCAAAGGGTTCTGCTCCATGATAAAGGGATTCAGCTTCAGCAGGAGAAACAAGGCAAGGCTGATGAGGGCAAACACAGCCATAAGGGTGATAGGAATCGGGTTCATGCTACGCCTCCTTCTGAAAAACGGCGGATTTCACTTTGCGGTACGCCGCCCACCAAAAGACGTTCGGCAAGGGCCGGGGAGAGATTGCCCACGCGCCGGTGGCTGCCGATAACCTTTGTAATCCTGCCTTCCTTGTCTCTCTCGTAGTGGTCAACTACATATTTGTATAGGGTGTTGCCTGTGACTTCGCCGTTTTTGACGCCGGTGGCTTCAAATATCTCCATGTATTTTCTGGACTTGTCGGGAAGCTGCATCTTAAACAGCATGATCGGAAAGGCTTCCACAATGTTTTTCAGGAGACGTTCTTCGGAAAGTGAAGTCCCGGCCTCCAAGCACATGGTCAGGATACGGTCATATGCCGCCCGTGCACCGTTGGCGTGGAGGGTGCTGACAATGATATGTCCGGTACGTCCGGCCTCCTGTACCGTGAGGGCTTCCTTGCCGCGCATTTCGGCAGGGACGAGGACTTGGGGATGCAGCCGCAGGGACAGCTTTAACAAGTCCAGCATGGTGACGGGATTGGGTTCCTCCTTGGTGAGCAGGTGAATCACATCGTTTAGCATCACGCCGTTTTCATCATATTGGGCTAAAGACAGCTCACGGGTATCCTCAATGGTGACAATGCGCCTTTCATAGGGTACACAGCTCAGAATATAGCCCATGTCCGCAGTCTTGCCGCTGCCGGTGGCTCCGGCAATGGCAACGGAAACGCCGTTGTTGACGCACAGGGTCAGAAAGTCCAGTTCCTCGGCGGTGGCCGTATCCCAGCCGATAAGGTTTTCCCGCGTAATATAGGATGGCTTTTGCTTTCGGACGGAGGCAATGGCCCCGGCGTCGGGGTCAACGCAGGGCATGATTGCCCCGGACATGCGGATGCCTTTGGCAATGAAGCTGTCCCCGATGGGCTTGGAGCCGTCCAGAATGACATTCCCGAACCGGCTCATTTTCCGCACGATATTGGCGCAGGCTTCCGGGTTTTCAAAGGTTTCGTTCAGGCGCACCTTTCTATCCTTATACAGCACCCATACGCCTCCGGAGCCGTTGACATTGATTTCCTCCGTCTCGCTGTCCTGCAAGTACGGGGACAACAGGCCCATACCAGCCATATCAAAATAGATGGCGTCTGTCAACTCGGAGATATTGCGCACATCCCGAGCTACCAGCTGTTCGCTGTTGAGATAGCGCATGATAAGGTCTTTCAGCTTTCCTTCAGCCTCCTCCGAATACAGCACCTCCGCCAGCTCCGCAGAGTGGTTTTTAGCAATCAGCCGCTGGAGCCTGTCGAGGATTTCGCCGTAATCCCTGGCCGGGACGCTTTCCCCTGTGTCGGAGCGCCGCTTGTTGGCCCGGTAAATCAGGTCATTAACTGAAAATCTGCCGTTCATGGCTTCCCGCCTCCAATCCTGCCTGCAATTTGTTCCAGCACCTTTCCGTAACGCTTGCAGGAACGGTCACGGAAGAAATACAGGGGCGTCCCAGCGTTCTCCAGCTCCGCGGCCCGCCGGATATGGGGCAGCTCGTAAGCAAAGGCCAGCCCCGTCATATGGCGGTAGGTCTTTTCGTCAAATTCACCGTTGGGGGATAGCAGGATATGGGTCTGCTTTTCTCCAAGGTGCAGCTCCCGTATAAAATCAGAGACGGCTATATACCACATCTGTGCAGCAATGGACGGCCTGTGCAGGGTAAAAACGGTGTCGGCAAGCCACAAGCCCACACCGGAAACCGGATTGTTGACTTCCGCGCTTGTGTCCACGATCAGGGCATCAAACACAAGGGAAGCGGCATCAAGCATTCTCTCTGCATCCTCCAGAGTCACGGTGTCGCAAAGCAGGCCGGAATACCGGGTGGGTACGGACAGGAAAAACAGATTTTTGCTTTCTCCACAGGCGGTGAACATTTCCCCGATGTTAGGATTCTCCGCGCCCAGCGCTTCAAACAGGCCTTTCTTCGGTGGAACCGTCTGACCGAAAAAGGTCTGAAGCTCTCCATAGGTGAGATTGGAGGAAATGAGCCCCACCAGCACGTCCCGTTTTGACAGGGCGCAGGCCAGGTTCACGGCAAAGGTGGTTTTCCCGCTGTGCTTGCCTCCCCAAACGGCAATGGTTTTACTGCCCATGGCTCACACCCCGTTTCTCAAAGATTAAATGCAGCTTGCCGGTGTATTCCGCCTGAATGAGCTTTTCCGCCTGGGCTTCGGTGACAATGAGGGTCACGGCCCTGGCCACCGGATCGCTGTTTGCCGATTGGCTGTCCTTTTGCTGCTCCCGCATCTTTGCGGTGTCCTGTGTCCTGGCGTTCTCGACACTGTAGGTTTCCAGCCCTTTCAGCTCAGGGTAAACAATGACCTGGGGTGCGGAAGCCTTCCCATCGGACGCTTTTTCCATAAACACAGCTACCGTCACAATGTCGCCGGCCCGAAGATGAGAGGAAAGCCCCGCCGCGATGCTCGAAACACTGACGGTAACAAGGCGCTGGTTGTTTTTTGCGATGCGGTCAAGCTGTTCGTTGGCAAGATAGCTGCCCAGCTTCTGCGGGAAGAAATAGTCCCCCTTGGCAATGGCGGTCTGCGCCACCTTGCCCACAATCTGCGCCGGGTCGTTCAGTATGCCCTCCAGCAGGCCGAAGCTGCCCACTTCCACGGATACAAGGTGCTGCTTGGTAAGCTCCGTTCCGGCAGGAATGTCCTGGGCCGCCCGCAGCACCGTTACCGTCGCGCTTTTATCCCCATATAAGCGCGGCAGGAGAAAAAAAGAAATGCCCGCCGCCAGTACAAGGCAGAGGGCGCTTAAAAAGATTCGGTTTTTTAATAGTTTCAAGCTGTATGCTTCCTCCTTCCAAATGATCGCGGAACATGCCGTTTACCAAGAGTATATAAACGACACGTTCCGGCAGGGCAACTGTCATCGTTCCATCGACCGGCAACCATCCTCCGGTTCGGCGGCAGCCCTTTGACGTTCCCGTGCCTGCTCCAGCCGCTCCAGCACCGAACGCTTTTCCTCCGGCAAGGTTTCCGGGGCCAGCTCCCGCAAA
The window above is part of the Desulfitibacter alkalitolerans DSM 16504 genome. Proteins encoded here:
- a CDS encoding type II secretion system F family protein; translated protein: MNPIPITLMAVFALISLALFLLLKLNPFIMEQNPLKKRRMVLTGTKLKFTERIGLHFSTLFRQTRCTAKKFLAMVFASMAGGFLTGVLLFGSAGLAGVMAVCVLPAPYFYLTVKSSAAAREEIEGLENTMSIITNAYAGCDDIIKAVEAYVEEKNRYVPVHLRVPTPFDEFITEIRLVNPNVEHGLYRLAAKIKNRYFSEWVKTLILCYHDRRLKFALFPIIRAMNDAKSMQVESDGMMVRVWRDYLMTVGLMISIIPMMKFANAEWFYLLTQTMVGRLLIVLMLLTALATAFYVMKATLPNNR
- a CDS encoding ATPase, T2SS/T4P/T4SS family; protein product: MNGRFSVNDLIYRANKRRSDTGESVPARDYGEILDRLQRLIAKNHSAELAEVLYSEEAEGKLKDLIMRYLNSEQLVARDVRNISELTDAIYFDMAGMGLLSPYLQDSETEEINVNGSGGVWVLYKDRKVRLNETFENPEACANIVRKMSRFGNVILDGSKPIGDSFIAKGIRMSGAIMPCVDPDAGAIASVRKQKPSYITRENLIGWDTATAEELDFLTLCVNNGVSVAIAGATGSGKTADMGYILSCVPYERRIVTIEDTRELSLAQYDENGVMLNDVIHLLTKEEPNPVTMLDLLKLSLRLHPQVLVPAEMRGKEALTVQEAGRTGHIIVSTLHANGARAAYDRILTMCLEAGTSLSEERLLKNIVEAFPIMLFKMQLPDKSRKYMEIFEATGVKNGEVTGNTLYKYVVDHYERDKEGRITKVIGSHRRVGNLSPALAERLLVGGVPQSEIRRFSEGGVA
- a CDS encoding AAA family ATPase, whose product is MGSKTIAVWGGKHSGKTTFAVNLACALSKRDVLVGLISSNLTYGELQTFFGQTVPPKKGLFEALGAENPNIGEMFTACGESKNLFFLSVPTRYSGLLCDTVTLEDAERMLDAASLVFDALIVDTSAEVNNPVSGVGLWLADTVFTLHRPSIAAQMWYIAVSDFIRELHLGEKQTHILLSPNGEFDEKTYRHMTGLAFAYELPHIRRAAELENAGTPLYFFRDRSCKRYGKVLEQIAGRIGGGKP
- the cpaB gene encoding Flp pilus assembly protein CpaB → MKLLKNRIFLSALCLVLAAGISFFLLPRLYGDKSATVTVLRAAQDIPAGTELTKQHLVSVEVGSFGLLEGILNDPAQIVGKVAQTAIAKGDYFFPQKLGSYLANEQLDRIAKNNQRLVTVSVSSIAAGLSSHLRAGDIVTVAVFMEKASDGKASAPQVIVYPELKGLETYSVENARTQDTAKMREQQKDSQSANSDPVARAVTLIVTEAQAEKLIQAEYTGKLHLIFEKRGVSHGQ
- a CDS encoding DUF4316 domain-containing protein, with protein sequence MLKDNNLKNAEMSLEGNYNQIDGILENAPSRDADLTDGQTYDDLRELAPETLPEEKRSVLERLEQARERQRAAAEPEDGCRSMER